One genomic segment of Culturomica massiliensis includes these proteins:
- a CDS encoding UDP-2,3-diacylglucosamine diphosphatase, whose translation MRLDKSTIQTDGKKIYFVSDAHLGASALNNNREREKRLIDWLESIKNECGTLFLLGDIFDFWFEYKRVVPKGFVRFLAKICEFTDGGIPVHFFTGNHDVWVFDYLTQECGVIVHTHDEIFEIDGKKFYIGHGDGLDPKDKGYLFIRKIFHNRFLQKCFRLIHPDWGIALAHKWSSHSRLKGNGKVEADKYRGAEQEDIELFARQQLQKEHYDYFIFGHRHLPLDISLGGNSHYINTGDWITWYSYAVFDGEKVVLISNQA comes from the coding sequence ATGAGGTTAGACAAATCGACAATTCAGACTGACGGGAAAAAGATTTACTTTGTCTCGGATGCTCATTTGGGAGCCTCTGCCTTAAACAATAACCGGGAAAGGGAGAAACGCCTGATCGATTGGCTGGAGTCGATAAAAAACGAGTGCGGAACTCTATTTTTACTAGGTGATATTTTTGATTTCTGGTTCGAATATAAACGGGTTGTACCTAAAGGTTTCGTCCGGTTTCTGGCGAAAATCTGCGAATTCACGGATGGAGGCATACCTGTACATTTTTTCACAGGCAATCATGATGTTTGGGTTTTCGATTATTTAACCCAGGAATGTGGTGTAATTGTTCATACCCACGACGAAATATTTGAAATTGACGGTAAAAAATTCTATATCGGCCACGGAGACGGATTGGACCCGAAGGACAAAGGTTACCTTTTTATCCGAAAAATTTTCCACAATCGTTTTTTACAAAAATGTTTCCGTCTCATCCACCCCGATTGGGGAATTGCGCTCGCCCATAAATGGTCATCCCATTCCCGTCTGAAAGGCAACGGGAAGGTCGAAGCAGACAAATACCGGGGAGCCGAACAAGAAGATATCGAACTATTTGCCCGCCAACAATTACAAAAAGAGCATTACGACTATTTTATCTTTGGTCACCGTCATTTACCATTGGACATATCTCTCGGCGGTAACAGCCATTATATCAATACCGGCGACTGGATTACCTGGTACAGTTATGCCGTATTCGACGGAGAAAAAGTCGTATTAATTTCAAATCAAGCCTAA
- a CDS encoding TlpA disulfide reductase family protein — translation MIKHIFGAAIVIFLLASCQSHNVEIKGTIKEADKQKVYLEQLNVDKTVVSDSAKTNRKGEFSFKINVTEPTFYNIRVGQKEHITLLAEPDKKIELSGTYNNLSNNYWVEGSEGSQWIKLLNFQLNRTQRALDSLRKIYEALPDEKANLAQRTAIAAEWDSVFMKQFRFSKDFIIKHAVSPASYYALYQTIGKDNFILTPENDLQSYKIVASSMMAMYPESQYTKALLAHYEQIKKNIQAMKMRELIVNSENDLPAIDLPDINGTNISLKSLKGKFIILDFIVLGTPESQAHINELKTIYNKYRNKGVEIYQVCLDQNQLLWEEYVRLYDIKWKCVRDPQALKSYVASIWNVQSIPANYIIDPKFDIVGKNLYGQRLSDRLQDVLK, via the coding sequence ATGATTAAACATATTTTCGGAGCCGCTATTGTCATCTTTCTGCTCGCTTCCTGTCAAAGCCACAATGTTGAAATTAAAGGTACGATTAAAGAAGCGGATAAGCAAAAAGTTTATCTGGAACAACTGAATGTCGATAAAACCGTTGTTTCCGATTCGGCCAAAACGAATCGAAAGGGTGAGTTTTCTTTTAAAATCAATGTTACCGAACCGACTTTTTACAACATACGTGTCGGTCAGAAAGAACATATCACATTATTGGCTGAACCCGACAAAAAAATCGAATTAAGCGGTACTTACAATAATTTGAGTAATAATTATTGGGTAGAAGGTTCGGAAGGTTCCCAATGGATAAAATTATTAAATTTTCAATTGAACAGGACCCAAAGGGCTTTGGATTCTTTGAGAAAAATTTATGAAGCTCTTCCTGACGAAAAGGCTAACTTAGCTCAACGTACTGCCATTGCCGCAGAATGGGACTCTGTATTTATGAAGCAATTCCGTTTCTCTAAGGATTTTATCATCAAACATGCTGTTTCTCCGGCATCCTATTACGCATTGTATCAAACAATAGGCAAAGACAATTTTATTCTTACTCCGGAAAACGATCTACAATCCTACAAAATCGTAGCTTCGTCTATGATGGCTATGTATCCGGAATCGCAATACACAAAAGCATTGCTTGCCCATTATGAACAAATCAAAAAGAATATTCAAGCGATGAAAATGCGGGAACTGATTGTAAATTCTGAAAATGATTTACCGGCCATTGATTTACCGGATATCAACGGTACCAATATTTCACTCAAATCATTAAAGGGCAAGTTTATTATACTTGATTTCATTGTATTGGGGACTCCGGAAAGTCAGGCTCATATCAACGAATTAAAAACCATCTACAACAAATATCGCAACAAAGGCGTAGAAATCTATCAGGTTTGCCTGGATCAGAACCAACTCCTTTGGGAAGAATACGTACGTTTATACGATATCAAATGGAAATGTGTCCGGGACCCGCAGGCTCTGAAGAGTTACGTCGCTTCGATCTGGAATGTCCAGAGTATTCCGGCCAATTACATTATCGACCCTAAATTCGATATTGTCGGGAAAAATTTATACGGGCAACGTTTAAGCGACAGATTACAGGATGTCTTAAAATAA
- a CDS encoding TonB-dependent receptor, whose amino-acid sequence MKYIFFVLCWWLAGTLSAQQLKGRVLEAGKDGNVGLPGANVYWLGIPGGVATDVDGNFAIEKRPNGRLIISFVGYASDTLEIGEKDHYIEVVLKAGHQLDEAKVFKRGQTTIMNTKSPVIEQVITGEELCKAACCNLGESFTTNASVDVSYADAVTGAKQIQLLGLNGKYVQMMTENMPNFRGVSVLYGLNYVPGPWMSAISVSKGVGSVTNGYEAIAGQISVDYKKPQGSEKFYVNLYGSDEEMFEFNMNGSIHLNDKWSTALLVHGDWMEKEHSMHHNGFLDMPKKAQYNLMNRWAYKTDAWFVQFGGKFLDENRLGGQKGFREEMRHQIGEGNLYGISINTRRYEGFLKVGYLMPQYENTSMALLVNYTDHDQESYYGGYEYDARQRSLFMNYIYQSIFGNNPNQKFSAGASFNYDNYDEIFGDYKRTENGLVKNTPVNPQREERVGGVFFQYTGTFWTKLTLMAGLRYDYHNLAGGFVTPRFHIAYMPDEMTTLKFSGGKGRRYAAVLAENAYLLASGRSVNVAGQLLSGRPGALKNLDMEEAWNFGVLLNRKFLLFDRLLNINLDYYRTDFSHQVVADNETRPGMINFYNLDGDSYSNCYQVEIRYELIPRFDIMGAYRYNDARITYSAPEGLRRVRTPLQSRYKGLINLSYYTNMKKWQFDFTTQFNGPGRLPGGNQQFESFQLMNAQVTKFFRKWSIYAGCENIGDFTQKHPIIAADAPWSVDFDASRIWGPIHGRKFYVGLRFGFDRD is encoded by the coding sequence ATGAAATATATTTTTTTTGTGTTGTGCTGGTGGTTAGCCGGGACATTGTCTGCACAACAACTGAAAGGGCGTGTATTGGAAGCCGGTAAAGACGGAAATGTCGGTTTACCCGGAGCGAATGTATATTGGCTTGGAATCCCGGGAGGAGTTGCGACGGACGTGGATGGAAATTTTGCAATAGAGAAAAGACCGAACGGACGGTTGATCATTAGTTTTGTCGGTTATGCTTCGGATACTTTAGAAATAGGGGAGAAAGATCACTATATAGAAGTGGTCTTGAAAGCAGGACATCAATTAGACGAAGCAAAAGTCTTCAAAAGGGGACAGACGACGATCATGAATACGAAGAGTCCTGTTATAGAACAAGTGATTACAGGCGAGGAATTGTGTAAGGCTGCTTGCTGTAATCTGGGAGAAAGTTTTACAACCAATGCCTCGGTTGATGTTTCTTATGCGGATGCCGTTACCGGTGCCAAACAGATACAATTGCTGGGCCTGAATGGGAAATATGTGCAGATGATGACGGAAAATATGCCTAATTTCAGGGGGGTGTCTGTACTCTATGGTTTGAACTATGTGCCCGGTCCTTGGATGAGTGCTATTTCTGTGTCGAAAGGTGTCGGTTCTGTGACGAATGGCTATGAAGCCATAGCCGGACAGATCAGTGTCGATTATAAAAAACCCCAGGGCAGTGAGAAATTTTATGTGAACTTGTACGGCAGCGACGAGGAAATGTTCGAATTCAATATGAATGGAAGTATTCATCTGAATGACAAATGGAGTACAGCGCTTTTAGTACACGGAGACTGGATGGAAAAAGAACATAGCATGCATCATAACGGTTTCCTGGATATGCCGAAAAAAGCACAGTATAATCTAATGAACCGTTGGGCTTATAAAACAGACGCCTGGTTTGTTCAATTCGGAGGTAAATTTTTGGATGAGAATCGTTTGGGAGGACAAAAAGGGTTCCGGGAAGAAATGCGGCATCAAATCGGAGAGGGAAATTTATACGGCATTAGTATAAACACCCGCCGGTATGAAGGTTTTTTAAAAGTCGGCTATTTAATGCCGCAATATGAAAATACCAGTATGGCCTTGCTTGTCAATTATACGGATCATGACCAGGAATCTTATTATGGTGGCTATGAATACGATGCCAGACAACGTTCGTTGTTTATGAATTATATTTATCAGTCGATTTTCGGTAACAATCCGAATCAGAAATTCTCCGCAGGAGCTTCCTTCAATTATGATAATTACGATGAGATATTCGGTGATTACAAGCGTACCGAGAACGGATTGGTAAAAAATACACCTGTGAATCCCCAAAGGGAAGAACGGGTAGGAGGTGTATTTTTCCAGTATACCGGTACATTTTGGACCAAACTGACATTGATGGCCGGTTTACGTTATGATTATCACAATCTGGCCGGAGGTTTTGTGACGCCCCGTTTTCATATAGCTTATATGCCGGATGAAATGACGACCTTGAAGTTTTCCGGTGGAAAAGGACGGCGGTATGCAGCCGTCCTGGCTGAAAATGCTTATTTATTAGCATCCGGCCGGTCTGTGAATGTAGCCGGACAATTGCTGTCCGGTCGTCCCGGAGCATTAAAGAATTTGGATATGGAAGAGGCCTGGAATTTCGGCGTTTTGTTAAATCGGAAGTTTTTACTTTTTGATAGGTTGCTGAATATAAATCTGGATTATTATCGTACGGATTTTTCACATCAGGTCGTTGCCGACAATGAAACCAGGCCGGGAATGATAAATTTTTACAATCTGGACGGCGATTCCTATTCCAATTGTTATCAGGTAGAAATTCGGTATGAATTGATTCCCCGGTTCGATATTATGGGAGCATATCGCTACAATGATGCCAGGATAACTTATTCTGCACCGGAAGGATTGCGTCGTGTCCGGACTCCGTTACAGAGCCGTTATAAAGGCTTGATCAATTTGTCTTATTATACAAATATGAAAAAATGGCAGTTTGACTTTACGACACAATTTAATGGACCGGGACGTTTGCCTGGAGGCAATCAGCAATTTGAATCGTTTCAGCTTATGAATGCTCAGGTAACGAAATTTTTCCGGAAATGGAGTATTTATGCCGGTTGTGAAAATATAGGAGACTTTACCCAAAAGCATCCCATAATTGCAGCAGATGCACCCTGGAGTGTTGATTTTGATGCGTCCCGGATTTGGGGACCTATCCACGGTCGTAAGTTTTATGTCGGACTGCGGTTCGGTTTTGACAGAGATTGA
- a CDS encoding heavy-metal-associated domain-containing protein — protein MKAFKLFLVMAMVLGLASTVKAEKKEVKTVLYQVDLHCATCKAKVEKNIPYEKGVKDLDVNLEAKTVKVTFRGDKNTTEGIQKAIEKLGFKVTGSQTIDEPSKAATDGKKKDGKK, from the coding sequence ATGAAAGCGTTTAAATTATTTTTAGTAATGGCAATGGTTTTAGGACTTGCCTCGACAGTGAAAGCTGAGAAAAAAGAAGTTAAAACTGTTTTGTATCAGGTGGATTTACATTGTGCCACTTGTAAAGCAAAAGTGGAGAAGAATATCCCTTATGAAAAAGGAGTAAAAGATCTGGATGTCAACCTGGAAGCCAAGACGGTGAAAGTGACCTTCAGAGGAGATAAAAATACAACAGAAGGTATCCAGAAAGCGATTGAGAAACTCGGATTTAAAGTGACAGGAAGTCAGACGATCGACGAACCTTCAAAAGCAGCTACTGATGGGAAGAAGAAAGACGGGAAAAAGTAA
- a CDS encoding sugar phosphate nucleotidyltransferase: MKNKTTLLIMAAGMGSRFGSLKQITPLGPHKKALLHYTIYDAVHAGFDKIVFIIRESFAEEFKNFVGKYAENLVETVYCYQDMNKLPGGMPPIDREKPWGTAHAIWCAKDAINEPFAALNADDFYGSDAFIKAHDFLANNQDPKEFCLIGYRLASTLSENGTVSRGVCEVDKDRFLTAVTECTKIGTQADGTIKDEALGKVLHADDVVSMNFWGFTPTVFAEIEKQFVDFYPLNKDNLKSEFYIPKVVDQMLKEKAAKVKVIPTDAKWFGVTYKEDTPGVNAALAAFDKEGKYLDL; the protein is encoded by the coding sequence ATGAAAAATAAAACTACACTTTTAATCATGGCCGCAGGCATGGGGTCACGTTTCGGAAGCTTGAAGCAAATTACTCCGTTGGGGCCTCACAAGAAAGCATTATTACATTATACCATTTACGATGCTGTTCATGCCGGATTTGACAAGATTGTATTTATCATTCGTGAGAGTTTTGCAGAAGAGTTCAAAAACTTCGTAGGAAAATATGCTGAAAATCTGGTAGAAACCGTTTATTGTTATCAGGATATGAATAAGCTTCCCGGTGGCATGCCTCCCATTGACAGAGAGAAACCCTGGGGAACGGCTCATGCGATCTGGTGTGCCAAAGACGCCATTAACGAGCCATTCGCAGCATTGAACGCTGACGATTTTTACGGAAGCGATGCTTTTATCAAAGCGCATGACTTTTTAGCCAATAATCAGGACCCGAAAGAATTCTGCCTGATCGGTTATCGTCTGGCTTCAACTCTATCAGAAAACGGTACCGTTTCCAGAGGTGTATGTGAAGTAGATAAAGACCGATTTTTGACAGCTGTTACAGAATGTACGAAGATCGGAACACAAGCCGACGGTACGATTAAAGATGAAGCGTTAGGTAAAGTACTGCATGCAGATGATGTTGTATCTATGAATTTCTGGGGCTTTACACCAACTGTTTTCGCAGAGATCGAAAAACAATTCGTAGATTTCTATCCGTTAAACAAAGACAACCTGAAATCAGAATTTTATATTCCGAAAGTGGTGGATCAAATGTTAAAGGAAAAAGCCGCTAAGGTTAAAGTAATCCCAACGGATGCAAAATGGTTCGGCGTAACTTACAAAGAAGATACCCCGGGAGTTAATGCAGCATTGGCCGCTTTTGATAAAGAAGGTAAATACCTGGATTTATAA